The sequence below is a genomic window from Thalassobaculum sp. OXR-137.
GGGACGAGCGCCGTCAGCTACGGGCTCGGCAATTTCGAGCGCCTGCTCAATGACGCGAGCTTCGGGCGTGCGGTGGTGAACAACCTGATCTATGCCCTGGGCACGATCGTCCCGTCGATCGCCATCGCCCTGGCGCTGGCGGTCGGGCTGCAGGAGGCCACCCGGTTCAACGCCCTGCTGCGCACGGTGGTCTTCTTTCCCGTGCTGCTGCCGCTGGTGGCCGCCGCGGCGCTGTTCCTCTTCGTCTTCCTGCCGGGTATCGGTCTGCTCGACTACTACCTCGCCAGGCTCGGCGGGGGGACGACCAACTGGCTGGGCGATCCCGACATCGCGCTGTTCTCGCTGATCGGTCTCACCGTTTGGAAGAACGCCGGCTACTACATGCTCTTCTTCCTTGCCGGGCTGCAGTCGATCCCGCTGGACCTGTACGAGGCGGCAAGGATCGAAGGGGCGACCCCCTGGCAGCGGTTCCGGCGCATCACCTTCCCGCTGCTCGGGCCGACTCTGGCCTTCGTGCTGATCATTGCCTTGGTGAACGTCATCACCCAGGTCGACCACGTCATGGTGCTGACCAAGGGCGGGCCGTCGGACTCGACCAACCTGCTGCTGTTCTACATCTACCAGCAGGCCCACGAGAACTACGACTACGGCAAGGCGGCGGCCGCCACCGTGCTGTCGGTCGCCGGGCTGCTGGCGCTGTCCTTCCTGTCGCTGCGCACGCTCGAGCGCGGCACCCATTACGAGGCCTGACATGGCGGGTGCTGGAACCAAGGGTGCCAACCCGGCGGCCATGCTCGTCATCGCCACCCTGTCGGCGGTGGTGCTGATCTGGTTGACCCCGCTGATCTGGATGGCGATCGCCTCGTTCCGGCCGCAGAATTTCGGCGGGCTCGACATGGCGTCGCTGTGGCCGGACTTCTCGCCGACCTGGGCGAATTTCGCCGAGGCGCTGGATTCAGCGGAATTCCCGCTGCTCTACCTCAACACCGTGATCGTCTGCGCCGGCACGCTCGGCGTCCAGTTGGTGACCGTCACCCTGGCCGGCTACGCCTTCGCCCGCCTGCGGTTTCCGGGCAAGGACCTGATGTTCTACGCCTTCCTGCTCCAGCTCATGCTGGTGCCGCCGATCCTGATCGTGCCGAACCTGGTGACCATCACCCGGCTCGGGCTCTACGACAGTCTGCTCGGCGCGATGGTGCCGTATTTCGCCTCGGCCTTCGGCGTCTTCCTGATGCGCCAGACCTTCAAGACGATCCCGCGCGATTTCGAGGAGGCCGCGATCGTCGACGGCGCCACCTGGTGGCAGCTCGTCTGGCGGGTCCTCGTCCCGCTGGCGCGACCGGGCATGATCGCCTTCGCCATCGTCTCGGTTGTCAGCCATTGGAACGAGTTCCTGTGGCCGCTGATGGTGATCTCCTCGCCCGACAACCACACCCTCACCATCGGACTCGCCTCGTTCACCATGGGGGCGGAGAGCGCCTCGCAATGGGGCGTAATGGCGGCCGGCACCTTCCTGGTGGTGGCCCCGCTGCTGGCGGCATTCGCCTTGTTCCAGCGGCAATTCGTGAATTCGTTCCTGTTCTCTGGCGTGAAGTAGGAGGTAAGGCAATGTCCCGTTTCGCATCCGTCGCCCTGGCGGCGGCCCTGACCCTGGGCCTGGGATCCACCGCGGCGTCCGCCGCCACCGAGATCGAGATGTTCTTCCCGGTTCCGGTGGAGGGCAAGCTCGCCAAGGAAATGAAGAACCTGATCGACCGGTTCAACGGCGAGCACCCCGACATCCAGGCGACCGCCGTCTATACCGGCTCCTACGACGAGACGAATATTAAGACCCGTGCGGCGATCAAGGCCGGCCGGCCGCCGGCGGCGGTGATCATGAGCGCGAACTTCGTGCTCGAGTACCAGATCAACGGCGAGATCGAGCCGCTCGACCCGCTGGTCGAGGCCGACGGGAAGACGCCGGACGCCTTCATGGATCAGTACTGGACCGCGCTGCACGGCAACGCCCGCTTCGCCGACAAGATCTGGGCGGTGCCGTTCCACAACTCCACGCCACTGCTGTACTTCAACGCGGACCATTTCAAGGAGGTCGGCCTCGACCCGAGCAACCCGCCGGCCACCTGGGCCGAATGGGTTGAGGCGGCCGAGAAGCTGACGGTGCGCGACGGCGACACCATCAAGCGCTACGGCCTGATGCTGCCGGGCAACTACGACTATCTCGGCTGGATCATGACGGCGCTGACCATGTCCAACGGCGGCCAGTACTACAACCCGGCCTTCGGCGGCGAGGTCTACTACGACAGCCCGAGCATGCTGGGCGCGCTGACCCTCGTCGACGACATGGTCCACAAGTACAAGGTGATGCCCGAGGGCGTGACCGACGGCAAGGCGGTGTCGACCGCGTTCTTCGCCGGCCAGACCTCGATGGTGGTGCTGTCCACCGGCTCGCTCTCCTTCATCCGCGAGAACATGAAGTCCGACTACGGCGTCGCCTTCGTGCCGCGGAACATGCGCAACGCGGTGGCCATCGGCGGTGCGTCCTTGATCATGCCGAAGGGCCTGTCGGACGAACAGAAGCAGGCTTCCTGGACCCTGATCAACTGGCTGACCAGCCCGGAGATCGCCGGCCACTGGAGCCGTTTCACCGGCTATTTCGCGCCGAACAAGGGTGCCTACGAGCTGCCGGAGATGAAGCAGTTCATCGCCCAGAATCCGGACGCCAAGGTGGCCCTGGACCAGCTCCAGTACGCCAAGTCCTGGTTCGCGACCTACAACACGGTCGCCGTGCGCAAGGCGCTGGAGG
It includes:
- a CDS encoding ABC transporter substrate-binding protein translates to MSRFASVALAAALTLGLGSTAASAATEIEMFFPVPVEGKLAKEMKNLIDRFNGEHPDIQATAVYTGSYDETNIKTRAAIKAGRPPAAVIMSANFVLEYQINGEIEPLDPLVEADGKTPDAFMDQYWTALHGNARFADKIWAVPFHNSTPLLYFNADHFKEVGLDPSNPPATWAEWVEAAEKLTVRDGDTIKRYGLMLPGNYDYLGWIMTALTMSNGGQYYNPAFGGEVYYDSPSMLGALTLVDDMVHKYKVMPEGVTDGKAVSTAFFAGQTSMVVLSTGSLSFIRENMKSDYGVAFVPRNMRNAVAIGGASLIMPKGLSDEQKQASWTLINWLTSPEIAGHWSRFTGYFAPNKGAYELPEMKQFIAQNPDAKVALDQLQYAKSWFATYNTVAVRKALEDEVQAVLSGKKAPAEALKEAQKNADEIMRPYVEQTALRLMH
- a CDS encoding carbohydrate ABC transporter permease — its product is MAGAGTKGANPAAMLVIATLSAVVLIWLTPLIWMAIASFRPQNFGGLDMASLWPDFSPTWANFAEALDSAEFPLLYLNTVIVCAGTLGVQLVTVTLAGYAFARLRFPGKDLMFYAFLLQLMLVPPILIVPNLVTITRLGLYDSLLGAMVPYFASAFGVFLMRQTFKTIPRDFEEAAIVDGATWWQLVWRVLVPLARPGMIAFAIVSVVSHWNEFLWPLMVISSPDNHTLTIGLASFTMGAESASQWGVMAAGTFLVVAPLLAAFALFQRQFVNSFLFSGVK
- a CDS encoding sugar ABC transporter permease; this translates as MRRAGFLLLPSLIFLAAFTYWPIGQALVQALTIDTFGTSAVSYGLGNFERLLNDASFGRAVVNNLIYALGTIVPSIAIALALAVGLQEATRFNALLRTVVFFPVLLPLVAAAALFLFVFLPGIGLLDYYLARLGGGTTNWLGDPDIALFSLIGLTVWKNAGYYMLFFLAGLQSIPLDLYEAARIEGATPWQRFRRITFPLLGPTLAFVLIIALVNVITQVDHVMVLTKGGPSDSTNLLLFYIYQQAHENYDYGKAAAATVLSVAGLLALSFLSLRTLERGTHYEA